Proteins co-encoded in one Christiangramia fulva genomic window:
- a CDS encoding lipocalin family protein: MKKILIMMLSVVALTACSKDDNNNDTGEEKILGTWFLVEAHNAPGIEINDCTTQSNITFNADNTAISEFHAYSDNNCVSSTDNTTWSKTETKYTFNIPTFGPATGTVTFNGSKFTFVPDVSPTTSIVFEKR, translated from the coding sequence ATGAAAAAGATTTTAATTATGATGCTTAGTGTGGTCGCCTTAACAGCATGTAGCAAAGACGACAACAATAATGACACTGGCGAAGAAAAAATTCTTGGAACCTGGTTTCTTGTGGAAGCTCATAATGCTCCCGGTATTGAAATTAATGATTGTACTACTCAATCAAACATTACTTTTAATGCTGATAATACTGCAATTTCAGAATTTCATGCTTATTCGGATAATAATTGTGTTTCAAGCACCGACAACACTACCTGGAGCAAAACGGAAACCAAGTACACTTTTAATATTCCAACTTTTGGGCCTGCAACCGGTACAGTAACCTTTAATGGATCAAAGTTTACATTTGTCCCTGATGTTTCCCCTACCACATCTATTGTTTTTGAAAAACGCTAG
- a CDS encoding S8 family serine peptidase, producing the protein MRKLLLLLLFLSLSGFSQEHAWVYFTDKANVEEALTHPESILSAEAIQRKALHNTPIDERDVPVNEDYIVAVKAQNGIQIKAKSKWLNCIHVIGTTEAILALEKLKFVDSIEFAADALNQRAPLKQTKRHGKLEQAADYNYGSTANQVMMLNTDYLHKNDYTGDNMIIAVLDAGFPNVKSLQVFQDMRNNGHLLGGYDFPNRSDDFDNPSLSDHGTLVLSTMGGKIPNLFIGTAPEASYYLFRTEIATSETPVEESYWVEAAERADSLGADVINSSLSYSLFDNPAYNYSTEDMDGETAFVSRGAEIAMEKGMLVVVSAGNSAEDEEFPVVAAPADANVLTVGAVDPNENYVSFSSTGPSADNRVKPEVVAQGSQVAAIDESGHLVGVVGTSFSSPILAGSAASFWQSKPSLTNLEVKNFIIASASLYPNFNYKIGYGIPNFKKAYELAFPENFGSVAFAPNPTSNILKIRNTNSEPFHFILFDTLGQKLFEKLDDNYEINMAGFSRGIYIAMFEQDGIRKSSLIIKK; encoded by the coding sequence ATGAGAAAATTGTTGCTTCTGTTGCTTTTTTTAAGCCTCTCCGGCTTTTCACAGGAGCACGCATGGGTTTATTTCACAGATAAAGCGAATGTCGAAGAAGCTCTCACTCATCCCGAAAGTATTTTATCAGCCGAAGCCATTCAGAGAAAAGCACTTCATAATACGCCCATTGACGAACGGGATGTACCGGTAAATGAAGATTATATTGTCGCGGTTAAAGCACAAAACGGAATCCAGATAAAAGCAAAATCTAAATGGCTGAACTGCATTCATGTAATTGGAACTACTGAAGCCATTCTGGCGCTGGAAAAACTCAAATTTGTCGATTCTATTGAGTTTGCTGCCGATGCACTCAATCAGCGGGCACCATTAAAACAAACGAAAAGACATGGAAAATTAGAACAGGCTGCAGATTACAATTATGGCAGCACCGCTAATCAGGTGATGATGTTGAATACAGATTACCTGCATAAAAATGATTACACGGGCGATAATATGATAATTGCTGTTCTGGACGCAGGTTTTCCCAATGTTAAATCCCTACAGGTTTTCCAGGATATGAGAAATAATGGCCATCTTCTGGGCGGGTATGATTTTCCAAATCGATCGGATGATTTTGATAATCCTTCCCTGAGTGATCATGGAACCTTGGTTCTTTCCACCATGGGTGGCAAAATCCCAAATCTTTTTATCGGAACTGCACCTGAAGCTTCCTATTACCTTTTTCGTACCGAAATTGCTACTTCTGAAACTCCGGTGGAAGAAAGTTACTGGGTAGAGGCCGCAGAACGTGCCGACAGCCTGGGTGCCGATGTGATCAATTCTTCCCTTTCCTACTCTTTATTCGATAATCCCGCATATAATTATTCAACCGAAGATATGGACGGGGAAACTGCATTTGTTTCACGCGGAGCCGAAATCGCAATGGAAAAAGGAATGCTGGTGGTAGTATCGGCAGGGAATTCTGCCGAAGATGAAGAGTTCCCGGTTGTAGCAGCTCCCGCCGACGCCAATGTCCTCACGGTTGGTGCAGTAGATCCCAATGAAAATTATGTTTCCTTCAGTTCTACCGGCCCCAGTGCTGATAATCGGGTAAAACCCGAGGTCGTGGCACAGGGCAGTCAAGTCGCCGCAATAGATGAATCTGGGCATCTGGTGGGTGTGGTAGGAACTTCCTTCTCCTCTCCTATTCTTGCGGGTTCTGCCGCAAGTTTCTGGCAAAGCAAACCATCCTTAACCAATTTGGAGGTCAAAAATTTTATTATTGCTTCTGCTTCCTTATATCCCAATTTCAATTATAAAATCGGCTACGGAATTCCCAATTTCAAAAAAGCCTATGAACTGGCTTTTCCAGAGAATTTTGGTTCAGTAGCTTTTGCTCCTAACCCAACGTCTAATATTCTCAAAATAAGAAATACAAATTCGGAGCCCTTTCATTTTATACTTTTTGATACTCTGGGACAAAAATTATTCGAAAAACTGGACGATAACTACGAAATAAATATGGCAGGTTTTTCAAGAGGAATTTATATTGCTATGTTTGAACAGGACGGAATACGCAAATCATCACTCATCATAAAGAAATGA
- the guaA gene encoding glutamine-hydrolyzing GMP synthase: MQNNVLILDFGSQYTQLIARRVRELNIYCEIYPYQKIPEDLSGFKAVILSGSPFSVRNENAPHPDLSQIRGKLPILAVCYGAQYFAHFSGGKVEASDTREYGRANLTVIKDGEKLFDKIKENSQVWMSHSDSIIELPKGGIRLASTTDVLNAAYRIEGEETYGIQFHPEVYHSTDGKQLLENFLVKIAGTKQTWTPGAFVDLTVSELKEKIGDKKVVLGLSGGVDSTVAAVLLNKAIGKNLYCIFVNNGLLRKNEFESVLDQYKHMGLNVKGVDASARFLDALKDLVDPEAKRKAIGNTFIEVFDDEAHEIQDVTFLAQGTIYPDVIESVSVNGPSVTIKSHHNVGGLPDFMKLKVVEPLRMLFKDEVRRVGAELGIDKELLGRHPFPGPGLAIRILGDVTEERVRILQEVDHIFIQGLRDWMLYDKVWQAGVILLPIQSVGVMGDERTYEQVVALRAVESTDGMTADWVDLPHEFLQKISNTIINRVKGVNRVVYDISSKPPATIEWE, from the coding sequence ATGCAAAATAACGTACTCATTCTGGACTTTGGTTCTCAGTACACACAACTCATTGCTCGGAGAGTTAGAGAACTAAATATTTACTGTGAAATTTATCCTTATCAGAAGATTCCTGAAGATCTTTCGGGCTTTAAAGCCGTGATTCTTTCGGGAAGTCCGTTTTCTGTAAGAAATGAAAATGCTCCGCATCCTGACCTGAGTCAGATTCGTGGAAAATTGCCTATTCTGGCAGTTTGTTACGGCGCACAGTATTTTGCTCATTTCAGCGGCGGAAAGGTGGAAGCCTCTGATACCCGTGAATACGGAAGAGCTAACCTTACGGTGATCAAAGATGGAGAGAAGTTGTTTGATAAGATCAAGGAAAACTCGCAGGTTTGGATGAGCCACAGCGACAGTATTATCGAACTGCCAAAAGGAGGGATCCGCCTCGCCAGTACCACCGATGTGCTGAATGCCGCCTACCGAATTGAAGGCGAAGAAACCTACGGGATCCAGTTTCACCCTGAAGTATATCATTCCACCGATGGAAAACAGCTTCTGGAAAATTTTCTGGTGAAAATTGCAGGAACAAAACAAACCTGGACTCCGGGTGCTTTTGTCGATCTTACCGTTTCAGAATTAAAGGAAAAGATCGGTGATAAAAAAGTGGTTCTCGGTCTTAGCGGAGGAGTTGATTCAACAGTGGCCGCTGTTTTGCTGAATAAGGCGATAGGAAAAAATCTTTACTGCATATTCGTGAATAATGGTTTACTGAGAAAGAATGAATTTGAAAGCGTTCTCGATCAGTACAAACATATGGGGCTTAATGTAAAAGGAGTCGATGCTTCGGCACGTTTCTTGGATGCTCTCAAAGACCTGGTAGATCCTGAAGCAAAAAGAAAAGCTATTGGAAATACTTTTATTGAGGTTTTTGACGACGAGGCCCATGAAATTCAGGATGTTACCTTCCTTGCGCAGGGAACGATTTATCCCGATGTGATCGAATCGGTTTCTGTAAACGGCCCGTCGGTGACCATCAAATCGCATCATAACGTAGGCGGTTTGCCGGATTTTATGAAATTGAAAGTCGTGGAACCTCTTAGAATGCTTTTTAAAGATGAGGTGCGTAGAGTGGGAGCTGAGCTAGGTATTGATAAAGAACTTTTAGGAAGACATCCATTCCCGGGTCCTGGACTTGCGATTCGTATTCTGGGTGATGTAACTGAGGAAAGAGTGCGCATCCTTCAGGAGGTAGACCATATTTTCATTCAGGGATTGAGAGACTGGATGCTGTATGATAAAGTCTGGCAGGCAGGAGTGATTCTGCTTCCCATTCAATCTGTAGGAGTGATGGGAGATGAAAGAACCTATGAGCAGGTGGTGGCTTTACGTGCGGTAGAATCTACCGATGGAATGACGGCAGATTGGGTTGACCTTCCCCATGAGTTCTTACAAAAGATTTCCAATACAATAATTAACCGGGTAAAAGGCGTTAATAGAGTGGTGTATGACATCAGTTCGAAACCACCTGCCACAATCGAGTGGGAATAG
- a CDS encoding DUF922 domain-containing protein, whose amino-acid sequence MVFLLCGNLLSAQVKDEKIAWDPDRPLSWSDFKGEPDASSSYTANTNSGIGYTWSYSTASGEPQLTFEVSCNFYPKLSWVKNPADPDYLLAHEQLHFDISELYARKLKKALAEYEPGRSIRQDLRNIYNKYESERVSAEKQFDRETRHSEDYEAEMAWRKKIAQELERLKNYNTSQN is encoded by the coding sequence TTGGTTTTCCTTTTATGCGGAAATTTGCTTTCAGCACAGGTTAAAGATGAAAAAATTGCCTGGGATCCTGATCGTCCTCTTAGCTGGAGCGATTTTAAAGGAGAACCCGATGCCTCAAGCAGCTATACCGCCAATACGAATTCTGGAATTGGGTACACCTGGAGCTACAGTACCGCGTCAGGGGAGCCTCAACTTACTTTTGAAGTTAGCTGTAATTTTTATCCGAAGCTTTCATGGGTAAAAAATCCGGCAGATCCAGATTATTTACTGGCCCATGAACAGTTACATTTTGACATCTCCGAATTATATGCCCGCAAACTAAAAAAAGCCCTCGCAGAATATGAACCAGGCAGATCGATAAGGCAGGATCTTCGGAACATCTATAATAAATATGAATCTGAAAGGGTTTCTGCTGAAAAACAGTTTGACCGGGAAACCAGGCATAGCGAAGATTACGAAGCTGAAATGGCCTGGCGGAAAAAGATCGCACAGGAACTGGAAAGGCTAAAAAATTATAACACCAGTCAGAATTGA
- a CDS encoding OsmC family protein: MTSKVIYKGDLRTESEHLQSGTKMITDAPVDNHGKGEAFSPTDTVANALATCMLTVMGIKAEGLDIDMKGTTAEVTKTMASDPRRISKIEVNVQFPSNYGEKNNKILENTARNCPVLQSLNPNIELDLSFRF, encoded by the coding sequence ATGACTTCAAAAGTAATTTATAAAGGAGATCTTAGAACAGAATCTGAACATCTGCAAAGCGGGACTAAAATGATAACCGATGCACCTGTAGACAATCATGGTAAGGGAGAGGCTTTTTCACCAACCGATACTGTTGCAAATGCGCTGGCTACCTGCATGCTTACCGTTATGGGAATTAAAGCTGAAGGTCTGGACATAGATATGAAAGGAACAACTGCTGAAGTGACTAAAACCATGGCCTCCGATCCGCGACGGATCTCTAAAATCGAGGTGAATGTGCAGTTTCCATCAAATTATGGTGAGAAAAACAATAAGATTCTGGAAAATACCGCCAGAAATTGTCCGGTTCTCCAAAGCCTTAACCCAAATATAGAATTAGACCTTTCCTTTCGGTTTTGA
- a CDS encoding toxin-antitoxin system YwqK family antitoxin, translating into MIKHNIILYISLLFPIICLSQLNKKDTEGRRDGKWKVNFEGTNKPKFEGTFEHGKRIGEFKFYKRGFYEYPSAIMDFGKGNDTVSVTYYTQQGKPISKGKMLDKEREGKWIYFHKDSDSIMMSEIYKDDQLNGLQVTYFPNSQIAEKTLYKNGEKEGESLIYSEKGQLMKKLQYHQGELNGHAIYYNSSGEKMMEGDYSMGEKTGSWKYYKDGKLDEEKEF; encoded by the coding sequence ATGATTAAACATAACATAATATTATATATATCTCTCTTATTTCCAATAATTTGCCTGTCCCAGCTAAATAAAAAAGACACCGAAGGAAGAAGAGACGGTAAATGGAAAGTAAATTTTGAAGGCACCAATAAACCGAAATTCGAAGGAACTTTTGAACATGGCAAAAGAATTGGAGAATTCAAATTCTACAAAAGAGGATTTTATGAATATCCATCAGCCATTATGGATTTTGGAAAAGGGAATGACACGGTTAGCGTTACTTATTACACCCAGCAGGGAAAACCCATCAGCAAAGGAAAAATGCTGGACAAAGAAAGAGAAGGAAAATGGATCTATTTTCACAAAGATAGTGATAGTATCATGATGAGCGAGATCTATAAAGATGATCAACTCAATGGCCTGCAGGTTACTTATTTCCCCAATTCTCAAATCGCCGAAAAGACGCTGTATAAAAATGGGGAAAAAGAAGGGGAAAGTCTTATTTATTCTGAAAAGGGGCAATTGATGAAAAAACTCCAATATCACCAGGGAGAACTTAACGGCCATGCGATTTACTATAATTCTTCCGGAGAAAAAATGATGGAAGGAGATTATTCCATGGGAGAAAAAACCGGCAGTTGGAAATATTATAAAGACGGGAAATTAGATGAAGAAAAAGAATTCTGA
- a CDS encoding SIMPL domain-containing protein, which produces MKFIGAIIFSVAIVLAAYFLGHAYVARANPDGVIAVTGSGSENFTSDLIVWEGQFSRMNPDLEQAYKSLNDDKETVKNYLVSKGIAAENIVFNSVNTIEQQENQYQNGNYVGSIFKGYELTQSVKIESKDVEKVEEVSREITELLNKGVQFNSQPPRYYYTKLSDLKIQMISKATEDARLRAEKIAENSGEELGDLKSANMGVFQITGQNSGEDFSWSGAYNTADKNKTASITMRLEYEIN; this is translated from the coding sequence ATGAAATTCATCGGTGCCATTATTTTCTCCGTAGCCATAGTCCTGGCTGCTTATTTTTTAGGTCATGCCTATGTCGCCCGGGCTAATCCGGATGGAGTAATAGCCGTAACCGGATCGGGCAGCGAAAATTTCACTTCAGATCTTATCGTTTGGGAAGGACAATTCAGCAGAATGAATCCCGACCTTGAACAGGCCTATAAAAGTTTGAATGACGACAAGGAAACCGTGAAAAATTACCTTGTTTCGAAAGGAATCGCTGCCGAAAATATCGTTTTCAATTCGGTTAATACCATAGAACAGCAGGAAAATCAGTATCAGAATGGCAATTATGTAGGCAGCATTTTTAAAGGATATGAACTCACCCAATCTGTCAAAATTGAATCTAAAGATGTAGAGAAGGTCGAAGAGGTTTCCCGCGAGATCACCGAATTACTGAACAAAGGTGTACAGTTCAATTCCCAACCGCCACGTTATTACTATACCAAACTTTCTGATCTCAAAATACAGATGATCTCCAAAGCCACGGAAGATGCCAGGCTTAGAGCAGAAAAAATTGCTGAAAACAGCGGTGAGGAACTTGGCGACCTTAAAAGCGCCAATATGGGAGTTTTCCAGATCACCGGGCAGAACAGCGGGGAAGATTTCAGCTGGAGTGGTGCTTATAATACAGCCGATAAAAATAAAACAGCCTCAATTACTATGAGGCTGGAATATGAAATTAATTAG
- a CDS encoding NAD(P)H-dependent flavin oxidoreductase, giving the protein MKNNRITKLFNIEYPIIQAGMIWASGWKLASAVSNAGGLGIIGSGSMYPEVLREHIQKCKKATNKAFGVNVPMLYPQIEKIMEIIIEEEVKIVFTSAGNPKTWTSHLQNHGIKVVHVVSSLKFALKSEEAGVDAVVAEGFEAGGHNGRDETTTFTLIPMVKEKIKIPLIAAGGIATGRGMLAAMVLGADAVQVGSRFVATPEASSHQKFKEKVVAAQEGDTILTLKELAPVRLIKNKFYEDILKLYTQTPTKDELIKLLGRARAKKGMFEGDLEEGELEIGQISGLIHEIKPAAEIVKEMMEEFEIARKEMVQF; this is encoded by the coding sequence ATGAAAAACAACAGGATCACCAAACTTTTCAATATAGAATATCCTATCATCCAGGCAGGAATGATCTGGGCCAGCGGATGGAAACTCGCCAGCGCAGTGTCAAATGCCGGCGGCCTGGGAATTATCGGTTCTGGCTCTATGTATCCCGAAGTGCTGCGCGAACACATTCAAAAATGTAAAAAAGCGACCAACAAGGCTTTCGGAGTAAATGTTCCCATGCTCTATCCGCAAATAGAAAAGATCATGGAAATCATTATTGAAGAAGAGGTGAAAATCGTGTTTACCTCGGCTGGAAATCCTAAAACCTGGACCTCGCATCTTCAAAACCATGGAATCAAAGTTGTTCATGTGGTGAGCAGCCTGAAATTTGCGTTAAAATCGGAAGAAGCCGGTGTAGATGCCGTAGTAGCCGAAGGTTTTGAGGCAGGAGGCCATAATGGCCGGGATGAAACTACCACTTTTACACTTATTCCCATGGTAAAGGAAAAAATTAAAATCCCATTGATCGCTGCCGGAGGAATAGCTACCGGCCGTGGAATGCTTGCCGCAATGGTACTCGGCGCCGATGCGGTACAGGTAGGAAGCCGTTTTGTAGCTACTCCCGAAGCCTCTTCGCACCAAAAATTCAAAGAAAAAGTAGTTGCTGCTCAGGAAGGAGATACTATCCTCACCCTGAAGGAACTTGCGCCTGTAAGACTCATTAAAAATAAATTTTACGAAGATATTCTTAAACTCTATACTCAAACGCCAACCAAAGATGAACTTATAAAATTACTGGGGCGTGCGCGGGCAAAGAAAGGTATGTTCGAAGGGGACCTTGAGGAAGGAGAACTGGAAATTGGTCAAATTTCAGGTTTAATCCATGAGATAAAACCTGCCGCGGAAATTGTAAAAGAGATGATGGAAGAATTTGAGATCGCCAGAAAGGAAATGGTTCAATTCTGA
- the mnmA gene encoding tRNA 2-thiouridine(34) synthase MnmA translates to MKKVVVGLSGGVDSSVTAYLLKEQGYEVIGLFMKNWHDDSVTISDECPWLDDSNDAMLVAEKLGIPFQTVDLSSEYKERIVDYMFREYEHGRTPNPDVLCNREIKFDVFLKIALSLGADFVATGHYCRKDTIEKDGQTLYRLLSGKDRNKDQSYFLCQLTQEQLARTLFPIGELQKSEVRKIAAEQELVTAEKKDSQGLCFIGKVRLPEFLQQKLSPKEGQIVEVPATMETYVEEQKDFDSKIEELKFLSRKYKYQPEDGKVVGKHQGAHYFTKGQRKGLAVGGTPEPLFVIDTDVEENVIYTGQGKDHPGIYRRALFVKNEEVHWIRKDLAIKDGEEMKLKARIRYRQPLQDATLFQTANGLYVVFDEPQASITEGQFVAWYQEEELLGSGVIS, encoded by the coding sequence ATGAAAAAAGTAGTTGTAGGCTTATCGGGTGGAGTGGATTCCAGTGTTACCGCATATTTACTGAAAGAACAGGGTTATGAAGTGATCGGGTTGTTCATGAAAAACTGGCACGATGATTCTGTAACCATTTCTGATGAATGTCCGTGGCTGGATGACAGCAATGATGCCATGCTCGTGGCTGAAAAACTGGGAATTCCTTTCCAGACCGTTGACCTAAGTTCTGAATATAAAGAGCGCATTGTCGACTATATGTTCAGGGAATATGAACATGGCCGAACACCTAATCCCGATGTACTTTGCAACAGGGAAATAAAATTTGATGTTTTTCTTAAAATTGCACTTTCTCTTGGTGCCGATTTTGTAGCTACAGGACATTACTGTAGGAAAGATACCATTGAAAAGGACGGACAAACTCTTTACCGTCTCCTTTCCGGAAAAGACAGGAACAAAGATCAAAGTTATTTTCTATGTCAGTTAACCCAGGAGCAACTTGCTAGAACGCTCTTCCCTATTGGCGAGCTTCAGAAATCGGAAGTCAGGAAAATAGCCGCTGAACAGGAGCTTGTCACTGCTGAAAAGAAAGATTCTCAGGGGCTCTGCTTTATTGGAAAAGTGCGACTACCGGAATTTCTTCAGCAAAAATTAAGTCCGAAAGAGGGCCAAATAGTGGAAGTTCCGGCAACTATGGAAACTTATGTGGAAGAGCAAAAAGATTTTGACTCCAAAATAGAAGAACTGAAATTTCTATCCAGAAAATACAAATACCAGCCTGAAGACGGAAAAGTGGTAGGAAAACACCAGGGAGCTCATTATTTTACCAAAGGCCAGCGCAAAGGCCTTGCTGTGGGCGGTACTCCTGAACCTCTCTTCGTTATAGATACCGATGTGGAAGAAAATGTGATCTACACCGGCCAGGGAAAAGATCATCCTGGAATCTACCGTCGCGCCCTTTTTGTAAAAAACGAAGAAGTTCACTGGATTCGTAAAGATCTTGCTATTAAAGATGGTGAAGAAATGAAACTTAAAGCACGAATTCGTTACCGCCAGCCGCTTCAGGATGCCACACTATTTCAAACCGCCAACGGACTGTACGTGGTTTTTGATGAACCTCAGGCCTCCATTACCGAAGGTCAGTTTGTAGCCTGGTACCAGGAAGAAGAATTACTCGGTTCAGGAGTAATTTCGTAA
- a CDS encoding PBP1 and LysM peptidoglycan-binding domain-containing protein translates to MRYLFVICFLLQFYVAPAFAQAYKYHTVKKGETVFSISQAYNIDEEDIYKYNPDARNGIEINEKLVIPISGSENKPAQNVNIDFKEHVVQRKETLYSLSKQYNVSIDEIKKYNKQLYSKELQTGETIRIPIERKAEAAQTKPKESILNRNKPSENPAIQTKKTREHIVLPKETKYGIARKYGMTVSELEDLNPNVEVLQPGMMIRVGTDVLKDEPVIITDERFHFYEVKPQETLFSLSQRFGVSQDSLMKLNPGLVDGLKSGMVLKVPEKENPDYDPASAISYNPNLENKIDLSGEISNFKTKQLVLMLPFHTEKVEEDSLATYKDVILNERVVRISLDFYSGVLMALNKAKSLGINTDLQVYDTHQNSSEVANIINTHNFNNVDVVIGPLIQTTTEIAASKLENRNIPVINPLSNSSMNGYRNLFQSRPTDELLRKVMLDYISSHAEGKNIIIIADGKSYQVKNQLSQRLPSAKFVNPTDNFVADNKIVNLLQPGLPNWVILESDNINVVSSATSALNRLARDYDITLLTTNKNSAFESDIISNNHLGKLKFHYPSVDREYDNTRTEDFINDYVAKYGIEPNRFALRGYDLTLDILLRLASADSLYDSFERYPGYTEYYESKFHYIPNTTGGFINDAVYILELDEDLTINDAK, encoded by the coding sequence ATGAGATATCTGTTTGTAATTTGTTTTCTTCTTCAGTTTTATGTGGCTCCGGCATTTGCCCAGGCCTATAAATACCATACTGTTAAGAAGGGAGAAACTGTTTTTAGTATTTCCCAGGCCTACAATATTGATGAAGAAGACATCTACAAATACAATCCGGATGCCCGAAATGGAATTGAAATCAATGAAAAACTTGTAATTCCAATAAGTGGTTCAGAAAATAAGCCTGCTCAGAATGTTAATATAGATTTTAAGGAACATGTGGTGCAGCGAAAGGAAACTCTTTACAGTCTTTCAAAGCAATACAATGTAAGTATAGACGAAATAAAAAAATATAATAAACAGCTCTATTCCAAAGAACTTCAAACGGGAGAAACGATACGCATTCCCATAGAAAGGAAAGCTGAAGCGGCTCAAACCAAACCCAAGGAAAGTATCCTAAACCGAAATAAACCTTCTGAAAATCCTGCCATACAAACCAAAAAAACGCGGGAGCATATTGTGCTTCCAAAGGAAACGAAATACGGGATCGCTCGTAAATATGGTATGACGGTCAGTGAGCTGGAAGATCTTAATCCTAATGTTGAGGTACTTCAACCGGGAATGATGATAAGGGTTGGAACTGATGTTTTGAAAGATGAGCCTGTAATTATCACCGATGAACGTTTCCATTTTTACGAAGTGAAACCACAGGAAACCCTTTTTAGCCTTTCCCAGCGATTCGGCGTGAGTCAGGATTCACTTATGAAATTGAATCCGGGACTGGTTGACGGCCTCAAATCAGGAATGGTTTTAAAAGTTCCGGAAAAGGAAAATCCTGATTATGATCCTGCCTCGGCGATTAGTTACAATCCAAATCTGGAAAACAAAATCGATCTTTCGGGGGAGATTAGCAATTTTAAAACAAAACAGCTCGTTTTGATGTTGCCGTTTCATACCGAAAAAGTAGAAGAAGACTCCCTTGCGACTTATAAAGATGTAATTCTTAATGAACGCGTGGTTCGAATTTCCCTTGATTTCTACAGCGGGGTATTAATGGCTCTCAATAAGGCCAAATCGCTGGGGATCAATACGGATCTTCAGGTTTATGACACTCATCAGAACTCTTCAGAAGTTGCCAATATTATTAATACTCATAATTTTAATAATGTAGATGTGGTAATTGGGCCACTTATTCAAACCACCACTGAAATCGCCGCCTCTAAACTTGAAAACCGTAATATCCCCGTGATTAATCCGCTTTCCAATAGCAGCATGAATGGTTATCGCAATCTGTTCCAGTCGAGGCCTACCGACGAATTGCTGAGAAAGGTTATGCTGGATTATATTTCAAGCCATGCTGAAGGGAAAAATATCATAATTATTGCAGATGGTAAATCTTATCAGGTCAAAAACCAGCTTTCGCAGCGGCTTCCATCGGCAAAATTTGTCAATCCTACAGATAATTTTGTAGCCGATAATAAGATTGTGAACCTGTTGCAACCGGGACTGCCTAACTGGGTGATCCTGGAATCAGATAATATTAATGTTGTAAGCAGTGCGACTTCGGCACTTAACAGGCTGGCACGGGATTACGATATTACCCTGCTTACCACCAATAAAAACAGTGCTTTTGAAAGCGATATCATTTCTAATAATCACCTGGGAAAACTCAAGTTCCATTATCCTTCGGTAGATCGCGAATACGACAACACCCGAACTGAAGATTTTATTAATGATTATGTGGCAAAATATGGAATTGAACCTAACCGTTTTGCTTTGAGAGGATATGACCTGACTTTGGATATTCTGCTTCGTCTTGCATCGGCTGACAGTCTTTACGATTCATTTGAAAGATATCCCGGATATACCGAATATTACGAAAGTAAATTCCATTATATTCCAAATACCACCGGAGGTTTTATCAACGATGCCGTTTATATTTTGGAATTAGATGAAGATTTAACCATAAATGATGCAAAATGA